In one Rhodococcus sp. B50 genomic region, the following are encoded:
- a CDS encoding cellulase family glycosylhydrolase produces MSRSIPLRAVLTLVGVFALSCTQSTEARDCRTDLTDGSLGIATGAGLDTLDDADLDAYMSTVADSGAGWIRFDMDWSIIEPARGRFDWSGTDRIVAAADSHDLQVLGLLTHTPCWARTSEADPRDPHGMPADPGEFGRFAGDVADRYSDSVTHWEIWNEPNLTAFFTPQPDVGAYADLLVAASDAIRNVAPEAVVITGGLSPGTDNGSDIAPTTFLAELYDQGVSSAFDVVGMHPYSYPALPSDASTSEWNAFYRMREMRTVMVERGDSDKPIWATEFGAPTGTGTDAVGPTEQADILRDGITEQRALGFVDKLFVYSLLDLGTEVSDREQNFGVLAHDGSPKPAWDVLRTAAVTPGCL; encoded by the coding sequence GTGTCGCGATCCATACCGCTCCGCGCCGTTCTCACCCTCGTCGGTGTGTTCGCTCTGTCGTGTACGCAGAGCACCGAAGCACGCGACTGCCGCACCGATCTGACAGACGGCAGTCTGGGCATCGCGACCGGGGCCGGTCTCGACACCCTCGACGACGCAGATCTCGACGCGTACATGTCGACGGTCGCCGACAGCGGGGCCGGCTGGATCCGGTTCGACATGGACTGGTCGATCATCGAACCCGCACGCGGTCGTTTCGACTGGAGCGGCACCGACCGGATCGTCGCCGCAGCCGACTCGCACGACCTGCAGGTGCTGGGCCTGCTCACCCACACTCCGTGCTGGGCGCGGACGTCGGAGGCCGATCCCCGCGACCCGCACGGGATGCCCGCCGACCCCGGCGAATTCGGGCGCTTCGCAGGCGACGTCGCCGATCGCTATTCCGACAGCGTCACGCACTGGGAGATCTGGAACGAGCCGAACCTGACGGCCTTCTTCACCCCGCAACCCGATGTCGGCGCGTACGCCGATCTGCTCGTGGCGGCGTCGGACGCGATCCGCAACGTCGCCCCGGAGGCGGTGGTGATCACCGGCGGCCTGTCCCCCGGCACCGACAACGGATCGGACATCGCCCCGACGACCTTCCTCGCCGAACTGTACGACCAGGGCGTGTCGTCGGCCTTCGACGTGGTGGGCATGCATCCCTACAGCTACCCGGCACTGCCGTCGGATGCCTCCACGTCCGAGTGGAACGCCTTCTACCGGATGCGTGAGATGCGCACCGTCATGGTCGAGCGAGGGGACTCCGACAAGCCCATCTGGGCAACGGAGTTCGGAGCGCCGACCGGTACGGGCACCGACGCGGTGGGACCTACGGAACAAGCGGACATCCTGCGCGACGGGATCACCGAACAGCGCGCGCTGGGTTTCGTCGACAAACTCTTCGTCTACAGCCTCCTCGACCTGGGCACCGAGGTGTCCGATCGCGAGCAGAACTTCGGGGTCCTCGCGCACGACGGGTCGCCCAAGCCCGCCTGGGACGTGCTGCGCACGGCCGCGGTCACCCCCGGTTGCCTCTGA
- a CDS encoding flippase — translation MGRHSLADRMAETVVMERIVAAHDPGGTLHEPQTPELDGQAARRNTVVMLGSRLAVASMGWAGSMIVARVLAPEDFGKFSFVFGLLGLLSVVTDLGVGRVVLAKLVECNPWEVSYVTTAFIALRGALGLLGYTLAVGYVVVLGYSSDVVWATVVAGLVVVIATPSNALSVMYQSRLRMASVAVAETFGQLAQLVATVAAVLWNPVLLVLVVPAVVNEIVGAGILVRGVRAGKAGPLPAARAQLWRWREMLVEAIPLSIGFALLTLLSKIDVLMLGRMDTFDSVGLYTVGYKFADLLSMVSSTVVGPVTTLLVATWPAQSDQFRQRTREAAMLLAVLGAAATAAFWSSADGVLSLLYGERFAEAADASRMLVLGSALSMLTELGLMVLIATGRHRVYPWVALAALAGNIGANLVLIPRMSFGGAAVATVLTEAAMLVAIWIVVARSVRIAGLFPFAQTVAIAMLGVAVAVWMSLLAERYDLPWPVTAAVSAVCVLAGTHVLPITDGLGLAGLVKSR, via the coding sequence GTGGGTAGACATTCGCTGGCCGATCGCATGGCCGAAACCGTCGTGATGGAGCGGATCGTCGCGGCGCACGACCCCGGTGGCACTCTTCACGAACCGCAGACACCCGAACTCGACGGGCAGGCGGCGCGACGCAACACCGTCGTGATGCTCGGCAGCCGGCTGGCCGTCGCGTCGATGGGGTGGGCCGGCTCGATGATCGTTGCCCGGGTGCTGGCACCGGAGGACTTCGGCAAGTTCTCCTTCGTCTTCGGTCTGCTCGGGTTGCTGTCCGTCGTCACCGATCTCGGCGTGGGACGCGTGGTGCTCGCCAAGCTCGTCGAATGCAATCCATGGGAGGTCTCGTACGTCACCACGGCGTTCATCGCGTTGCGCGGTGCGCTCGGTCTGCTCGGATACACGCTGGCAGTCGGGTACGTCGTGGTGCTCGGATATTCGTCCGATGTGGTCTGGGCAACGGTGGTCGCAGGACTCGTCGTGGTGATCGCGACCCCCAGCAACGCTCTGTCCGTCATGTATCAGAGTCGCCTGCGGATGGCGTCGGTGGCGGTTGCCGAGACCTTCGGCCAACTCGCCCAACTGGTCGCCACCGTCGCGGCGGTGCTGTGGAATCCGGTGTTGCTCGTGCTCGTCGTACCGGCCGTGGTCAACGAGATCGTCGGCGCGGGCATCCTCGTGCGCGGTGTGCGTGCGGGCAAGGCCGGTCCCCTGCCCGCCGCGCGCGCCCAGTTGTGGCGCTGGCGGGAGATGCTCGTCGAGGCGATCCCCCTCAGCATCGGTTTCGCTCTGCTCACCCTGCTGTCGAAGATCGACGTGCTGATGCTCGGGCGGATGGACACCTTCGACTCGGTGGGCCTCTACACCGTCGGGTACAAGTTCGCCGACCTGCTGTCGATGGTGTCGTCGACCGTCGTGGGCCCGGTGACGACACTGCTGGTCGCGACCTGGCCAGCGCAGAGCGACCAGTTCCGGCAGCGCACGCGCGAAGCGGCGATGCTCCTGGCGGTGCTGGGCGCGGCCGCCACGGCGGCATTCTGGTCCTCCGCCGACGGCGTGCTGTCGCTCCTCTACGGTGAGCGGTTCGCCGAAGCCGCCGACGCCTCGCGCATGCTGGTGCTCGGCAGTGCCCTGTCGATGCTCACCGAACTCGGTCTCATGGTGCTCATCGCGACCGGTCGTCACCGCGTGTATCCCTGGGTGGCGCTGGCCGCTCTGGCCGGGAACATCGGCGCCAACCTCGTCCTCATTCCCCGTATGTCGTTCGGCGGGGCGGCGGTGGCGACGGTGCTCACCGAGGCCGCGATGCTCGTCGCGATCTGGATCGTCGTGGCCCGAAGCGTGCGGATCGCGGGTTTGTTCCCCTTCGCCCAGACCGTGGCGATCGCGATGCTGGGTGTTGCGGTGGCCGTGTGGATGTCGCTCCTGGCGGAGCGCTACGATCTTCCCTGGCCCGTCACCGCTGCCGTCTCGGCTGTCTGTGTTCTGGCCGGAACCCACGTCCTTCCCATCACCGACGGGCTCGGCCTGGCCGGTCTCGTCAAGTCCCGTTGA
- a CDS encoding GNAT family N-acetyltransferase, which translates to MRTVNFEIHDEASATRLSEEWDDLAQELGQRVATRPSYALAWNRMGRGRAAVCTVRRGGRLVGLAPLHARTRMGVTALRLPAHGLATIGTFLATDEAALADLLDGIAERNMAMQLDHVDLADPLLKMLHASPRWSVEVAGTEQCLTIDLAVGAGAESLRGRRTLKTLSRLERSLERAGTPASVEVVCEPEHLARRWPDITAVAAAADENSGRDNFCAPPFTSFTRPLFEAEARAGRLLVVGLLVGGRWSAHEIMFRTGTTAEMWMGRFHPEVRRHQPGQLLHRHLTDRHGELGIDRFDYLLGTSEFKSQWANGGYEVGRIVAVPTSGPHLRWALRIADLGADLVRPLRLAARDAFTSNRS; encoded by the coding sequence ATGCGCACCGTGAATTTCGAGATCCACGACGAGGCATCGGCCACCCGGCTGTCCGAGGAATGGGACGACCTCGCACAGGAGCTGGGACAGCGTGTCGCGACACGGCCTTCGTATGCACTGGCGTGGAACCGGATGGGACGCGGACGAGCGGCGGTGTGTACCGTCCGGCGCGGTGGTCGACTCGTCGGCCTCGCACCCCTGCACGCCCGCACCCGCATGGGGGTCACCGCTCTACGCCTGCCCGCCCACGGCCTTGCCACGATAGGCACCTTCCTCGCGACCGACGAGGCGGCGCTCGCCGACCTGCTCGACGGCATCGCCGAGCGGAACATGGCGATGCAACTCGACCACGTCGATCTCGCCGACCCTCTCCTGAAAATGCTGCACGCGTCACCGCGGTGGAGCGTCGAGGTCGCCGGGACGGAACAGTGCCTGACGATCGATCTCGCCGTCGGTGCCGGCGCCGAGTCGCTGCGAGGTCGACGCACGTTGAAGACGCTGTCCCGGCTCGAACGTTCGCTGGAACGGGCAGGCACCCCGGCGTCCGTCGAAGTGGTGTGCGAGCCGGAACATCTCGCGCGGCGATGGCCCGACATCACCGCGGTTGCCGCGGCTGCCGACGAGAACAGCGGACGCGACAACTTCTGCGCGCCGCCGTTCACCTCCTTCACCAGACCACTGTTCGAGGCCGAAGCACGTGCCGGCAGGCTGCTCGTCGTGGGCTTACTCGTCGGTGGCCGATGGAGTGCCCACGAGATCATGTTCCGCACGGGAACGACGGCGGAGATGTGGATGGGCCGCTTTCATCCCGAGGTGCGCCGCCACCAGCCCGGCCAACTGCTGCATCGCCATCTCACCGACCGGCACGGAGAACTGGGCATCGACCGCTTCGACTACCTGCTCGGCACATCGGAATTCAAGTCGCAGTGGGCGAACGGAGGCTACGAGGTGGGTCGGATCGTCGCCGTTCCCACCTCGGGACCGCACCTCCGGTGGGCCCTCCGCATTGCAGACCTCGGAGCGGATCTCGTCCGTCCCCTGCGCCTGGCCGCGCGCGACGCCTTCACGTCGAACCGCTCGTGA
- a CDS encoding cellulase family glycosylhydrolase, whose translation MGRLARAVLATALSCSLAALAACAPPTQPAPPTTCGSDDIGIAAGAPLMYLPDSELDRELDAIRAVGARWLRVDIDWSVIEPNRGQQNWSVPDRVVDRARSRGLEVVGIIAYTPAWARVAGGGDTHGYPADPATFADFARQAAQRYSTRVTHWEIWNEPNLTNFFRPRPDVGKYVELLAAAAPAVRSVQPGARILNGGLAPAVDNGSDISPVTYVQQLYARGAHQYFDILSVHPYSYPALPSDASTQSWNTFYRMRLMRDTMVQYGDGATPVWATEFGAPTGTASNAVSAQRQADIIADGIAEARRLGWVQKVFVYSMRDRGTNRADVEQNFGVLYQNFSAKPSRAVVASAASACAAVSDSLGAVNPSPADAVW comes from the coding sequence ATGGGTCGTCTCGCACGCGCCGTACTGGCCACAGCCCTCTCGTGCTCCCTTGCAGCACTCGCAGCGTGCGCCCCACCGACACAACCGGCTCCACCGACGACGTGCGGGAGCGACGACATCGGCATCGCCGCCGGTGCGCCGCTGATGTACCTGCCGGACTCCGAACTCGACCGCGAACTCGACGCGATCCGTGCGGTCGGCGCCCGGTGGCTACGCGTGGACATCGACTGGTCGGTGATCGAACCGAACCGCGGACAACAGAACTGGTCGGTCCCGGACCGCGTGGTGGACCGCGCCCGCAGCCGCGGACTCGAAGTGGTGGGCATCATCGCGTACACGCCGGCCTGGGCGCGCGTCGCCGGTGGCGGCGACACCCACGGATATCCCGCCGATCCTGCGACATTCGCCGACTTCGCCCGGCAGGCGGCCCAGCGTTACTCGACTCGCGTGACGCACTGGGAGATCTGGAACGAACCGAATCTGACGAACTTCTTCCGTCCCCGTCCCGATGTCGGGAAGTACGTCGAACTGCTCGCCGCGGCAGCTCCGGCCGTCAGGTCCGTGCAGCCGGGCGCCCGGATCCTCAACGGCGGACTCGCTCCGGCGGTGGACAACGGCTCCGACATCTCCCCCGTGACCTACGTGCAGCAGCTCTACGCGCGCGGGGCGCACCAGTACTTCGACATCCTGTCCGTCCACCCCTACAGCTATCCGGCGCTGCCGTCGGACGCAAGCACGCAGAGCTGGAACACCTTCTACCGCATGCGTCTGATGCGCGACACCATGGTGCAGTACGGCGACGGGGCCACACCGGTGTGGGCCACCGAGTTCGGCGCTCCGACCGGCACCGCCTCGAATGCGGTGAGCGCCCAACGGCAGGCGGACATCATCGCCGACGGCATCGCGGAGGCGCGTCGGCTCGGATGGGTGCAGAAGGTGTTCGTCTACTCGATGCGCGACCGCGGGACGAACCGCGCCGACGTCGAACAGAACTTCGGGGTGCTCTACCAGAACTTCTCGGCCAAACCCTCACGCGCCGTAGTCGCTTCGGCCGCCTCGGCGTGCGCGGCCGTCAGCGACTCGCTCGGCGCCGTGAACCCGTCTCCGGCCGACGCGGTGTGGTGA
- a CDS encoding O-antigen ligase family protein yields the protein MTLLLLAVPAVLVLGVLLRRRPQRGLLLIAALTPFHGLLAIIPGGETLSPWKEGLLLLTLAATVVGPYRSRLPAPSYPWWPAVVAWVAMGVLSALLVSGLAGIIAIKITYFYLVIPVILWRAPFDARDRDHLVSILMGTTAVTAVVGLAQQAIGGERLAELGYRWDEHLRISGGILRSFSTFTTPFAFGLFVMVGLIVGCSVAFADPHRLRNRLFLCATPVMLLGMGVTIVRASYIGVAVALLWLAVHRYRPLFLGFGAAAALAPLVLFAVPSSILAPLFSSSSLGERGDGWSQTLSSLWVHPLGQGLGATGSAAADTVAQSNPMLSELSYLAAVQFGFMPYQPDNYYMKLAVELGPLGVWLFVLVLVCAAVSTLRASRVLSGQDAALALGVSGTIVAAAVASTVATYLEIFPLDVYFWLLLGTVGCALTQHWSPHRSSLTASGSGRSHSAPPAAESRPTSANC from the coding sequence GTGACTCTCCTGCTGCTCGCCGTACCCGCGGTACTCGTGCTGGGAGTGCTGCTCCGGCGGCGCCCCCAGCGAGGGTTGCTGCTGATCGCCGCGCTCACTCCGTTCCACGGCCTGCTGGCGATCATTCCCGGCGGAGAAACCCTGTCGCCGTGGAAGGAGGGCCTGCTGCTGCTCACCCTCGCCGCGACCGTCGTCGGTCCGTATCGAAGCCGACTCCCCGCACCGTCGTATCCGTGGTGGCCGGCCGTGGTCGCGTGGGTGGCGATGGGAGTCCTGTCGGCGCTGCTCGTCTCGGGACTGGCCGGCATCATCGCCATCAAGATCACCTATTTCTATCTCGTCATTCCGGTGATCCTGTGGCGCGCACCGTTCGACGCCCGCGACCGCGACCATCTGGTGTCGATCCTCATGGGCACCACGGCCGTCACCGCTGTCGTCGGACTCGCCCAGCAGGCTATCGGCGGTGAACGGCTCGCGGAACTCGGCTACCGCTGGGACGAGCACCTACGTATCAGCGGCGGAATCCTGCGCAGCTTCAGCACATTCACGACACCCTTCGCCTTCGGCCTGTTCGTGATGGTCGGCCTCATCGTGGGATGCTCCGTCGCCTTCGCCGATCCGCATCGGCTCCGCAACAGACTCTTCCTGTGCGCGACGCCGGTCATGCTGCTCGGCATGGGCGTGACGATCGTGCGCGCCAGCTACATCGGAGTCGCCGTCGCACTGCTGTGGCTGGCCGTGCACCGCTACCGCCCTCTCTTCCTCGGCTTCGGCGCCGCCGCGGCGCTCGCACCGCTCGTCCTGTTCGCCGTACCGAGTTCGATTCTCGCGCCGCTGTTCTCCTCGTCGAGTCTCGGTGAGCGTGGCGACGGGTGGTCGCAGACGCTGTCGTCGCTGTGGGTGCACCCCCTCGGCCAGGGACTCGGCGCGACCGGTTCGGCCGCAGCCGACACGGTGGCCCAGAGCAACCCGATGCTGTCGGAGCTGTCGTACCTGGCGGCCGTGCAGTTCGGGTTCATGCCCTATCAGCCCGACAACTACTACATGAAGCTCGCCGTGGAACTCGGCCCGCTCGGCGTGTGGCTGTTCGTCCTGGTGCTCGTATGCGCCGCGGTCTCGACCCTGCGCGCGTCTCGGGTGCTGAGCGGGCAGGACGCCGCCCTCGCACTCGGGGTCAGCGGCACGATCGTCGCGGCAGCGGTCGCCTCCACGGTGGCGACCTATCTCGAGATCTTCCCTCTCGACGTCTATTTCTGGTTACTGTTAGGAACTGTCGGATGCGCACTGACCCAACACTGGTCACCTCACCGAAGCTCGCTCACCGCATCGGGTTCGGGGCGCTCGCACTCCGCCCCTCCGGCAGCGGAGTCCAGACCTACGTCCGCGAACTGCTGA
- a CDS encoding glycosyltransferase family 4 protein — MRTDPTLVTSPKLAHRIGFGALALRPSGSGVQTYVRELLNALDPLLPAAALRATVQCDATGELPPRVTPQVRPVADGVRRMLYAKVPVRGVDLFHSLDVDLPALCSGVTVSTFHDLAVFDTPWAFGKHRAAGERVLLRDAMRRADVLVAVSNFTAERLHALCGREAVVTPLAPAPWAQPPTAEEARDIRRAYRLPGRFVLQVGTVEPRKDVALVAAACRILDIPLVLAGAGSTGPDAPAGSIGLGYVPTAHLPALYAAATAVAYASRYEGFGLPPLEAMACGGAVVTSAVGALPDVVDDGALLVTEHTETSWTAALRVVVHDTDTADALRTRGREVAAASTWTRTAELTRDAYRTTGLRI; from the coding sequence ATGCGCACTGACCCAACACTGGTCACCTCACCGAAGCTCGCTCACCGCATCGGGTTCGGGGCGCTCGCACTCCGCCCCTCCGGCAGCGGAGTCCAGACCTACGTCCGCGAACTGCTGAACGCACTCGACCCCCTGCTCCCCGCGGCGGCGCTGCGGGCCACCGTGCAATGCGACGCCACGGGCGAGCTGCCTCCTCGCGTGACCCCACAGGTGCGGCCGGTCGCCGACGGGGTGCGGCGGATGCTGTATGCCAAGGTGCCCGTGCGCGGCGTCGACCTGTTCCACAGCCTCGACGTCGATCTGCCCGCCCTGTGTTCTGGCGTCACCGTCTCGACGTTCCACGACCTCGCCGTCTTCGACACCCCGTGGGCGTTCGGCAAACACCGTGCTGCCGGTGAGCGCGTGCTGTTGCGCGACGCGATGAGGCGGGCCGACGTGCTCGTCGCGGTCTCGAACTTCACCGCCGAACGTCTGCACGCGCTGTGCGGGCGCGAGGCCGTCGTCACGCCCTTGGCGCCCGCCCCATGGGCGCAACCTCCCACCGCCGAGGAGGCACGGGACATCCGCAGGGCCTACCGGCTGCCCGGCCGGTTCGTCCTGCAGGTCGGCACGGTCGAACCCCGCAAGGACGTCGCGCTCGTCGCCGCCGCGTGCCGCATCCTCGATATCCCGCTGGTGCTGGCAGGAGCCGGATCCACCGGGCCCGACGCGCCGGCCGGTTCGATCGGTCTCGGTTACGTTCCCACCGCACACCTTCCGGCCCTGTACGCCGCGGCGACTGCCGTCGCGTACGCCTCGCGCTACGAAGGCTTCGGATTGCCGCCACTCGAGGCGATGGCGTGCGGTGGGGCCGTGGTGACGAGCGCCGTCGGCGCTCTGCCCGACGTCGTCGACGACGGAGCACTGCTCGTCACCGAACACACGGAGACGTCGTGGACCGCGGCGCTGCGCGTGGTCGTCCACGACACCGACACCGCGGACGCGCTGCGCACACGCGGACGCGAGGTCGCCGCGGCTTCGACGTGGACGCGCACCGCCGAACTCACGCGCGACGCCTACCGCACCACGGGCCTGAGAATCTGA
- a CDS encoding phosphate signaling complex PhoU family protein encodes MRELFKGQLDDLVGRLGELAAVAGEGLELATRALFDTDLDAAQAALDLDARIAELDTDCSERAVRILALQGPVAADLRLVFSAVRITSDLTRMGELSLHIARVVRRRHPESLVSDLLRDDLRRMAELAAQIVAILRDAFTDFDLDTIKGTHTIETELDAVHSRLLSLLESPEWDGDIRTAVDTALLARFYGRFGDQAVDVADRLIFFVTGQRPAA; translated from the coding sequence ATGAGGGAGTTGTTCAAGGGACAGCTCGACGACCTGGTCGGACGACTCGGTGAGCTCGCAGCGGTCGCCGGTGAGGGCCTCGAACTGGCCACCCGCGCGTTGTTCGACACCGATCTCGACGCGGCTCAGGCCGCTCTGGATCTCGATGCGCGGATCGCCGAACTCGACACCGATTGCTCCGAGCGAGCGGTGCGGATCCTCGCGCTACAGGGTCCCGTGGCCGCCGACCTGCGGTTGGTGTTCTCCGCAGTCCGCATCACGAGCGATCTCACCCGGATGGGCGAACTGAGCCTGCACATCGCGCGGGTCGTGCGGCGTCGTCATCCCGAGTCGCTCGTGTCCGATCTCCTGCGGGACGATCTTCGCCGGATGGCCGAACTCGCGGCGCAGATCGTCGCGATCCTGCGCGACGCGTTCACCGACTTCGACCTCGACACGATCAAGGGCACGCACACCATCGAAACCGAACTCGATGCGGTGCATTCGCGACTGCTGTCTCTGCTCGAGAGCCCCGAATGGGACGGCGACATCCGGACCGCGGTCGACACCGCGCTCCTCGCGCGTTTCTACGGGCGTTTCGGCGACCAGGCTGTCGACGTGGCGGATCGGTTGATCTTCTTCGTCACGGGCCAGCGACCGGCCGCCTGA
- a CDS encoding MalY/PatB family protein, giving the protein MTSDERLSVDGPGVPGFDDLDFDALSARSGAKWARAAADGLAPAWVADMDFPVAPPIARALHDLVDRSDLGYPDWFHGTPLREEFAQRMRTRYGWEPDPGAVREQTDLIQALQLVLHLSTTRGDAVAIQTPNYPPFLASLRRMGLQQIDFPFVDRGDGWVLDFDAFEQSVARRRPRVLVLVNPHNPTGRVHTREELERIADLADRFDMLVVSDEIHAELVYEPHRHIPFASLGPQVAARTVTLTSASKAFNLAGLRCAVVHYGSGTLLRRRDAEPFDLYGTVSVPGVVATLAAWREGDAWQRDLLHVLDRNRRRVDDVLRERIPELRHHLPQGTYLTWLNTGPLGIDDPVSTVRDRGRVLADGGVRFGSGARNFLRINFATSGPILDRILDGVTDAFGS; this is encoded by the coding sequence ATGACCAGCGACGAGCGCCTCTCGGTCGACGGTCCTGGGGTGCCCGGGTTCGACGACCTCGACTTCGACGCCCTGTCGGCGCGGTCCGGTGCCAAGTGGGCACGGGCGGCCGCCGACGGGCTGGCCCCCGCGTGGGTCGCCGACATGGATTTCCCGGTCGCACCGCCGATCGCGCGTGCGCTGCACGACCTGGTCGACCGTAGCGACCTCGGCTATCCCGACTGGTTCCACGGCACACCGCTGCGCGAGGAGTTCGCGCAGCGCATGCGCACGCGCTACGGCTGGGAACCCGATCCCGGTGCGGTCCGCGAGCAGACGGATCTCATCCAGGCATTGCAACTCGTGCTGCATCTGAGCACCACACGCGGGGATGCGGTAGCGATCCAGACACCGAACTACCCGCCGTTCCTGGCGTCACTGCGACGGATGGGTCTGCAGCAGATCGACTTTCCGTTCGTCGACCGAGGCGACGGGTGGGTGCTCGACTTCGATGCGTTCGAGCAGTCGGTGGCGCGGCGTCGTCCGCGGGTGCTGGTGCTCGTCAACCCGCACAACCCCACCGGGCGGGTGCACACCCGTGAGGAACTCGAGCGGATCGCCGACCTCGCCGACCGATTCGACATGCTCGTCGTCAGCGACGAGATCCACGCGGAGCTGGTCTACGAACCGCACCGGCACATCCCGTTCGCCTCGCTCGGACCGCAGGTCGCTGCGCGGACAGTCACCCTCACGTCGGCGAGCAAGGCGTTCAATCTCGCGGGTCTGCGGTGCGCGGTGGTGCACTACGGATCCGGGACCCTGTTGAGACGGCGCGACGCGGAACCCTTCGACCTGTACGGGACCGTGTCGGTTCCGGGGGTGGTCGCCACGCTCGCGGCGTGGCGCGAGGGCGACGCGTGGCAGCGCGATCTGCTGCACGTACTCGACCGGAATCGTCGGCGAGTGGACGACGTTCTGCGCGAACGAATCCCGGAGCTGCGGCATCATCTGCCGCAGGGTACCTACCTGACCTGGTTGAACACCGGTCCGCTCGGCATCGATGATCCGGTGTCGACCGTGCGCGATCGGGGCCGTGTTCTCGCCGACGGTGGGGTGCGGTTCGGCTCGGGAGCACGGAACTTCCTGCGCATCAATTTCGCGACGTCGGGTCCGATCCTCGATCGGATCCTCGATGGCGTCACCGACGCGTTCGGCTCCTGA